The genomic DNA TCAGAAGGTTCGCTAGTATGTAAACTGGAGGCATTCTGACTCCCAAATTAGTCAAGGCCCTAGTTGAGAGAGAGTAAATCTAGTAAAAAGAGATAAGAGAATTTACCTGGGCGTAGTAGTGCGTCTGGGATATATGTGAGGGAGTGAAGCCTTCCACTAGGCTAGTATGTACGTCTTTTAGGCCTCATTGAGCTTTCTCAGTAGTTTGGCCTTAGAGGCTAATCGGTATGTAGTAGTCCCTCGATTTCTTTGGTTAACCATGAGAATTTGAATTTGTCTTGTAGGCCTATCGGTATGTAATGGTCCTCCAATAGTCTCTTGATTCTCTGATTGATTAATGTGCTGATCAAACCAAATCCTAGTTGTATTTTCACAGATCCTGGCCTCATGAGCGCCTCCTTTTTAAAGTTTGTCGATAGTTGGGCTCTTCAGAAAggtatatataatcatatagatATGCAAAGGTGGGGAGGGCTGTAAGGTTTATGGGAAAAAGGAGGGAGAGTTTTTGGCAATGGAAGTTGGGATGTTGTGGATGCGTTTTCTGTTGGGAGAAGAGAATGGACAAGgggaagagagatttttttcttcttcttaatatcaaatgaataaaaattattttaattagaataaacaaaagaatttagATAGGCTAATTGTAGTGTTTTTGAAAGTTGagtagttaaaaataaaaataaaaatagttttcattagctgttttaaatataaatttagaaaaagctCTGAAAAGGCTCATAGACTAAATATACAGCTATTATTGGGTTCCATTAATATTTCAACCTTGCATTTCACGATAAGATTTACAACCAGTAATATAAATCTAGtcaatttattgaatttataaaatgatatggcaaaagaaaataatcaaatgaaaacaatttGTCCTAGTCCCAAATACTTTTAAAAGATGAAACatatgtttgttaatgcataCTTGGAGGGTTTAAAGTTGTTTGTGAATGTATTTATCTTtagaacataaaacaaaaacacaaacgcTTACATTGACCACTTATATTCTCACCTAGGAAACTGGTGTTAAGTGTTAAAACAATCCAATCTTGTAGGttgttttcatttaaattttatatctTTTAGATGCAGTGGGGAACAATGATGTGAATGATGATATTACCAGAGCACACAAACAACAACTTGAGAATCAAGCCAAGGAGTTGTTCCTTCCATATCGTTGCTTTTGCACAAGAAAGGATGTGGGTATTCTGCCTCTTTGTCTTAAcattaataacaaaaacaaatttcacCAAAAAATAGAAGTGCAAAGAAAAGAACTGGCCTATCCATAAATGACCAATCCATGCTTTCTAAGggaaaagttttcttttaaactgggttgaaggaatCTCCTTCAACTtagtttattaaactaacatgtgttcaaaatgtatatgagaatcacatgctctattaaaaatgttTGTGAGAATTACGTGCATTTTGGACATacgtcaatttaatagactcgGTTGGATAATTTCTTCtaacccaatttgaaagaaaactttgccCCTCAACTAATATGCAAAAGTATCATGTTTTGAAGACCTTTCCACACTAAGTATTTTCTTTTCACCAATGGTGGATGTTTGCTACAGATAAAATGTAAGGAAGTCATACTTGAGGCTGTGGATGTAGCAAAAGCATTAATCGAATATGTTTCTGCAAATACAGTTGAGGTTATGGTTGTCGGTGCGGCATCAAAGGGTGGCCTTGTCAGGTAAATAACCTTTCTTTAACTTAAGTGCACCACCAACCCTCAAATATATCAACAGGTCTTGCTGCTAATAGAGAGTACAACTTGAGAAAAgtttatgaaaaagaaagaaagaagaacacTTCAAATATATGTATACATGCTAAAAATTCCAATGCATCTAAGGGTCACAGATAAAAACTGGCTGCATCATTGTTTTGTGCATCTATAGATAATGATCAGAAGATAAAAGCACCTACAAAGAATTGACACATTCTCTCCACATTCCTTTACCTTCAAATCAAATCGGACAGTTAAGGAAAGATTGAGGACTCTTGAGATAATCAGTAATAGGCTTAGCCTACGCATGAGTGAGAGTTTCTATTTCCTTTTAGCctaagtttttagaataaatggtgatttaacactttGTTTACTAATtattgacaaaaagaaaaaaatcctaaaTCAATCAATAAGTGACTGATAGCTGGTGGATCAATATCCGAATTCCAGTACAGTGCTTTTTGACCTAATATCAGGGTCCAAGATTCAACCTACTTCAGCATTAGTGTTCTTAATAAAATGATGGTATGCAAATTTTTCCATATACAGAAGAAAGAGCATCCTAATTTTTATCAATCTTTTATCACAGAAGATTCAAAACAGACATTCCAAGTAGTGTGTCAAAAGGCGCACCAGATTTCTGCACTGTGTATGTCATTGCCAAAGGAAAAATATCATATGTCCGATCCGCTACTGCTTCGGTACCCGCAGGTGCAAAGACTTCTTCCCGTCCCCACACGCACAACCAAGCAAGCCATCATTCTGATCATCACAACCATGGTGCACATTTCATGcataacaataattttaaaggtCTGCTTCTGTAATTCTAGCAGCATTTTGTTTTACCACTGTATCAGCTGGCTTTTGTCATCGCTGAAATGAGTTTATCTGATGCTACTGCAGAGAGGGCAGGAAATCCACATCGTCACCAGCATGATGATGAAATCAGGTAAGTTTTGATGCATTACCTATCTAGGGGAGAAAGAGGTATAGATTGTTATGGCCACACCAAACAATGAATATATCCCTAAGTAGAAACTACTGAAGTAATGGTGATTGCTTTATATGCCAGACCTCTATACTTAGGAAAAGAGATGATTGTTGTGTAAAAAACAACTGATGTTTGGTTTGCCATAAATTAGGAGGCTGACCTGATAACTTATGGAACAGGTCACCATTCGCAAGAAATAATAGAGCTTCAATGAACAAGTCATATGAGGCCTCCGTGCCAGATACTGACATATCATTTGTGAGCAATGGAAGGCCAAGTGTGGATCGCATGTTTCCTTCTCTTCATGACAATCTAGATTTTGGAATGACTCCTCGACTTTCAAGCAGCTCAGACTTTGACATTAGAAGCTTTGGAACATCCTTATCAGGAAACAAGTCAATTCATGTCATGTCCCCACAGTTTGAAAACTCAAGCTCACACTCATCGGGCTCACATGAAAGTGGGGCAGCATGGGGATCACAGAACATGGTAAGGGCAACAAGACAAGGAAAAGGGCATAGCTAATACATGCACAAATCAAAACATCCAATCTTAAGCAAAATTTATAATCTGTCTTCATAATCAAAATTGCCAAAAGCTAAAGTTTTCCCTCTAGGCATAAACATTTGAATGGGGGTGTTCATGATTTACTGCATAGATGTGTCCTTTTATGTGGCTATGTGCAATAATATACAAATGGGCGAATCCAGGATAAGAAATTAATACTTATTGCTCTGAAAGTTACAGGATGAAGTAGAAGCTGAGATGAGGAGGCTAAGGCTAGAGCTCAAGCAAACGATGGATATGTACAATACGGCCTGCAAGGAAGCCCTCACGGCACAGAAGAAGGTACTAGTATTGAATGTTACTAGACTATTGCCCTTACCATGTAGGCATCAAAAAAAGGTTTGAGACCCATTGTATAATGAGAGCTCCATCTTTTTATTGACATGTATATGGGCATATATATTAGCATCAAAGAGCATATTAGACCCAGCTAATCGATGGACTCCAGTCAATACATGATTTACTGTATTTATTCAAACTAATGTAGCTATATGCTAATGTGTGAGACAATAATATGGTCAAAGAAATTTACATGAATGATATTTGTAAACAGAAACTATCTGAAGTGAGCAAAATCTCTATTCTGTAAGACACATGTACACACATGTAAAGACATAATATACATTGAGTCATAATAATCAAAACTAAAAAGTTGAGTTTGAGTATCAATTGTAAATTCTAACATTATATTAACACAGGCCTTGGAACTTCACCGCTGGAAAGTGGAAGAAGAACATAAATTAGAAGAGGCACGAATGGCCGAGGAAGCAGCTTTGGCAGCTGCAGAGAAGGAGAAAGCTAAGTGTAATGCAGCCCTTGAGGCAGCTGAAGCAGCAAAGAGGATTGCGGCACTGGAAGCAAAAAGAAGAATGAATGCAGAAATGAAAGCCCAGGAAGAAGCTGAAGAGAGAAAGCACGCACTACCTACTTTCGTGCAAGGTGATCTCAGGTACAGAAGATACATGATCGAGGAGATCGAAGTAGCAACAGATCACTTCGCGGAATCTCGCAAGATTGGGGAAGGAGGTTATGGGCCAGTATACATGTGTGAACTGGATCACACACCAGTAGCAGTAAAAGTTCTACGTCCTGATGCAGCTCATGGACGGTCGCAGTTTCAGCAAGAGGTGTGGAACACTGCATCAATCATCTTgaaaaaactaaccaaaaaaagaaggaaaaccaATATAATGGTTTTCCAGTAAACAAAGCTTTGGGTTAATTTCttccaaaaccaagaaaactCATAGACAATATATTGGAACATCTTATGCAATATAGTGGTTTCTATTTCTAAGCTTTGTTTTGGAACATCTTTTATATGCAGATTGAAGTATTAAGCTGCATACGGCATCCAAACATGGTTCTCCTCCTTGGAGCTTGCCCGGACTTTGGTTGCCTTGTCTATGAGTACATGGCTAATGGGAGCTTAGAAGACCGTCTCTTTCAACGAGGTAACACACATGTTCTTCCATGGCAACTAAGATTCCGGATCGCTGCAGAGATTGGCACTGGCCTCCTTTTCCTTCACCAAACTAAGCCTGAACCACTTGTACACCGTGATCTAAAACCAGCCAACATTTTGCTTGACCGGAACTATGTCAGCAAGATTAGTGACGTTGGTTTGGCCAGGCTTGTCCCTCCATCAGTAGCCAACGATGTAACTCAGTATCGCATGACATCAACGGCAGGAACTTTCTGTTATATTGACCCAGAGTATCAGCAAACAGGCATGCTTGGAATAAAATCTGATATATACTCACTTGGAGTACTGCTGCTACAGATAATAACAGCAAAGCCACCAATGGGTTTGACTCACCATGTTGAACGGGCT from Corylus avellana chromosome ca6, CavTom2PMs-1.0 includes the following:
- the LOC132183794 gene encoding U-box domain-containing protein 52-like gives rise to the protein MNKSYEASVPDTDISFVSNGRPSVDRMFPSLHDNLDFGMTPRLSSSSDFDIRSFGTSLSGNKSIHVMSPQFENSSSHSSGSHESGAAWGSQNMDEVEAEMRRLRLELKQTMDMYNTACKEALTAQKKALELHRWKVEEEHKLEEARMAEEAALAAAEKEKAKCNAALEAAEAAKRIAALEAKRRMNAEMKAQEEAEERKHALPTFVQGDLRYRRYMIEEIEVATDHFAESRKIGEGGYGPVYMCELDHTPVAVKVLRPDAAHGRSQFQQEIEVLSCIRHPNMVLLLGACPDFGCLVYEYMANGSLEDRLFQRGNTHVLPWQLRFRIAAEIGTGLLFLHQTKPEPLVHRDLKPANILLDRNYVSKISDVGLARLVPPSVANDVTQYRMTSTAGTFCYIDPEYQQTGMLGIKSDIYSLGVLLLQIITAKPPMGLTHHVERAIERGSFNEMLDPAVPDWPVEEALKLAKLALQCAEMRRKDRPDLGNVVLPELNRLRALAEDNMLGIVLCNSGGTSPRKNPHSIIHVS